In Clostridia bacterium, the DNA window CTGCCCGAGCCTGGCGGCGGTGAGCACCACAGGCGCCCCGAGCTCCCTGGCCAGCGCCTCTCCATCCACAGAAATGCCTTTTCGGTTGGCCTCGTCCACGAGGTTCACGCACACCACTACTTTCGCGGTGATCTCCATCACCTGCAGCACCAGATTCAGGTTTCGTTCCAGGCAGGCAGCGTCGGCCACAATCACTGTAGCACTGGGATTGCCAGTGCACAGGAAGTCCCGCGCAATCCTCTCCTCCTCGGAGTTCGCAAGAAGTGAGTAGGTTCCAGGCAGGTCCACAACTGTGAACAATAGCCCCTCAAACGTGAACGAACCGCGGGCTGCATCCACCGTTTTCCCTGGCCAGTTCCCAGTGTGCTGCCTAAGGCCGGTGAGCGCGTTGAAGACCGTGCTCTTTCCAGTGTTCGGATTCCCAGCCAGCGCGATGAGCCTGCTCGGCCGGGCGCTACTGCATACCGTCCTGCACACATTGGGCTCGCGTCTGTCGAGCCACCTCTCTTTCACATCGAACAACCGCCTCCACCTCCCGGATATCGCCGACAGTTATGCACGCTGCATCCTCTCCTCTCAGAGCGATCACCGCGCCCCTGATCAGAAAGGCGATGGGATCCCCCAACGGGCTGCGCCTCACCGCCGTGACCTCGGTTCCGGGAACAAGACCCAGGTCCAAGAGCCTCCGCCTGATGAGGCCTGTTGCAGATAGTGCGATGACCGACCCTTTAGTTCCTGCACGCAGATCCTTGAGGATGATGGCGTTCTGCAAAGCAACTACCCTCCCACAAGAATTCAAATGGGATCACTTAGCCGCGGCTAATTCCTATCATGATGACAGGTTATGAGCCAGACGCGGTTCTGTGCAGCATCCATTTGGCACTTTGGCATATAGCCGTTTGACACTCCGCATTCCCGCGCATCATTTCGCAGAATCTCACGGTCCGCATGTAGATGCTTCCAGCTTGGCATTTGGGGATGAGCCCCTCAGCCAATTCGGCGAAGGATCGGTGTATATGTTGGCGTCAAAGCCTGCAAGCCGAAGGAGTTGTGGCGCGTCAAGATCGTGGCGCGAATCCATCCCATGTTCAGCACCATCGAGCGTTCAATCGCTCGGTTCTCGCTGCAGCCCTGAGCTCGTTAGGCACTCTCTCTGCACCTGGGGCACTGCCTTGGCATCGCGGAAGGCAACGTCTCGCACGCCGTTTACAGCCGCTGATGCGGCTCCGTGGTTCTCAAGATTCCGGTCCCGCAGGCTGTCAATGTCGGCCAAACCAGCATTGTCGCGCGCTCAATGCCACTCAATTGGACATTGACCACGGGGTCAGTGTCCAATTGGTCGACATTGACGGTCCGACTTCCGCGGTCGAGGTTCGCGCAGATTCCATGACGCGCGCGGGCGATTTCCGAAAACACGTCTAGCTGCAAGTCAGCCGCGCCACATTATGCCATCATCCCGCCCTCTCGCGCGCAGTGTCGCCAATCTCGCCGGAACGCGCGTTTGGAGAGTCTCAATGCTGGTTTCCTCGACATGATCGACGTTTCACGGTCGATTTCATCGACATTGACCTCCATCCTCCGGGGTTCAAGGGGTTGAAGCGATCTCATGTCAATGCCGGAATCGCCGGCATAGCTTCCATATACGATTTTGTGGTCGCCCGAACAGATGAACAGACCTTCGCTTGCATTCCAGAGGGCACGTTTGTCCGAGCTTACG includes these proteins:
- a CDS encoding FeoB small GTPase domain-containing protein — protein: MCRTVCSSARPSRLIALAGNPNTGKSTVFNALTGLRQHTGNWPGKTVDAARGSFTFEGLLFTVVDLPGTYSLLANSEEERIARDFLCTGNPSATVIVADAACLERNLNLVLQVMEITAKVVVCVNLVDEANRKGISVDGEALARELGAPVVLTAARLGQGLSELKKTVTDVAEGRVIPVPRTVVYRREVEDALGELERVFTSQWQGPNMANPRWRAIQWLGSGAATMDGAAQGGLTG
- a CDS encoding FeoA family protein, with the translated sequence MILKDLRAGTKGSVIALSATGLIRRRLLDLGLVPGTEVTAVRRSPLGDPIAFLIRGAVIALRGEDAACITVGDIREVEAVVRCEREVARQTRAQCVQDGMQ